The Glycine max cultivar Williams 82 chromosome 12, Glycine_max_v4.0, whole genome shotgun sequence genome window below encodes:
- the LOC100809322 gene encoding 50S ribosomal protein L1 — translation MAALKLLLSQARRHSFPKRASHFHSPISLSSHRSLCSSSESNSNPPRRPFEPIPIQPVSYPVKPKPPPPEPQPELEPSPEPQSHRPPPPDSQRAWTREDIRYVKDGPSIAPVSYSSRGVAPLPDDRAPVAAEDAVESERRMIEAENEMRMRMAKAAEDERMKVPFPLLIKPKKNEKPPPLDLNEAIRQVKTNAKAKFDETVEAHIRLGVDSKRTEMAVRGTVILPHGAPKAVSVAVFAEGAEAEEAKAAGADIVGGKELIEEIASGKNKLKVDKCFSTPGMAPHLGKIAQYLRKRRLMPDKKLGTLTSDIAGQLKELRQGRVEFKMESKSILHVGLGKVSYKEEALRENISAFMNAVLLAKPAGLKKTSKYAGYVLSVHVSSTMGPGLPVSIQSISKAADNYKKMHVV, via the exons ATGGCGGCACTTAAGCTTCTCCTCTCCCAAGCTCGCCGCCATTCCTTCCCCAAACGCGCTTCTCACTTCCACTCTCCtatctctctctcctctcacaGATCCCTCTGCTCTTCCTCCGAATCAAACTCAAACCCTCCCCGCAGACCCTTCGAACCAATCCCCATCCAACCCGTCTCCTACCCTGTCAAACCCAAACCCCCGCCGCCCGAACCTCAACCCGAACTTGAACCTTCACCCGAACCACAATCCCACCGCCCTCCGCCGCCGGACTCGCAACGCGCGTGGACGCGCGAGGACATCCGGTACGTGAAAGACGGGCCGTCGATCGCACCGGTGTCGTACTCCTCGCGCGGCGTGGCGCCGCTCCCCGACGACAGGGCGCCTGTGGCGGCGGAGGACGCGGTGGAGAGCGAGAGAAGGATGATCGAGGCGGAGAATGAAATGAGGATGCGAATGGCCAAGGCCGCCGAGGATGAAAGAATGAAGGTGCCTTTCCCGCTGCTGATTAAGCCCAAGAAAAACGAGAAGCCGCCTCCGCTTGATTTGAACGAAGCCATTCGCCAAGTTaag ACCAATGCCAAGGCAAAGTTTGATGAAACTGTTGAAGCACATATAAGATTGGGTGTTGATTCAAAGCGAACAGAAATg GCAGTTCGTGGTACTGTGATTCTGCCTCATGGTGCTCCGAAG GCCGTCAGTGTGGCTGTTTTTGCAGAAGGGGCTGAGGCAGAGGAAGCAAAAGCTGCAGGAGCTGATATAGTTGGTGGTAAAGAGCTTATTGAGGAGATTGCTA GTGGTAAAAATAAGCTTAAAGTTGACAAATGCTTCTCAACTCCTGGAATGGCACCTCATCTtggaaag ATAGCACAATATCTTAGAAAGCGAAGACTGATGCCAGATAAGAAG CTAGGTACTCTTACTAGTGATATTGCTGGGCAGTTGAAAGAGCTAAGACAAGGCCGTGTAGAGTTTAAAATGGAAAGTAAATCAATTTTGCATGTGGGACTTGGAAAG GTAAGCTACAAAGAGGAGGCTTTACGGGAGAATATTAGTGCGTTTATGAATGCTGTATTGCTTGCAAAGCCTGCTGGCTTAAAGAAGA CTTCCAAATATGCTGGGTATGTGCTGTCTGTCCATGTAAGCAGCACG ATGGGCCCAGGATTACCTGTATCAATACAATCAATATCCAAAGCAGCAGATAACTACAAGAAAATGCATGTGGTATGA
- the LOC100810392 gene encoding peroxidase P7: MANSLNNHLFVVVSILSLLAFSSNAQLSPTFYAKTCPNLQTIVRSAMRQAVAKEARIGASILRLFFHDCFVNGCDGSILLDDTATFTGEKNAGPNRNSARGFEVIDTIKTNVEASCNATVSCADILALATRDGVVLLGGPSWSVPLGRRDARTASQSAANSQIPGPSSDLSTLTSMFAAKGLTSSDLTVLSGGHTIGQAQCQFFRNRIYNETNIDTNFATTRKANCPATGGNTNLAPLDTLTPNRFDNNYFSDLVNGRGLLHSDQVLFNGGSQDALVRTYSGNNAAFFRDFAAAMVKLGNISPLTGSSGEIRRNCRVVN, from the exons ATGGCCAATTCCCTTAATAACCACCTGTTTGTTGTAGTATCTATTCTTTCTCTCTTAGCCTTTTCTAGCAATGCACAACTATCTCCCACCTTCTATGCCAAAACTTGCCCCAACCTTCAAACCATTGTGCGCAGTGCAATGAGGCAAGCTGTTGCTAAAGAAGCCAGGATTGGTGCCTCTATTCTTCGCTTGTTCTTTCATGATTGCTTTGTAAAT GGCTGTGATGGATCAATCTTATTGGACGACACTGCCACCTTCACTGGCGAGAAAAATGCAGGACCTAACAGAAATTCAGCGAGGGGCTTCGAAGTTATTGATACCATTAAAACCAACGTTGAAGCTTCTTGCAATGCCACCGTTTCTTGTGCTGATATCCTAGCACTTGCCACAAGAGACGGAGTTGTGCTG CTAGGAGGACCCTCGTGGAGCGTCCCACTTGGAAGAAGAGATGCAAGAACAGCAAGCCAGAGTGCAGCCAACAGCCAAATCCCAGGACCATCCTCGGACCTCTCAACCCTAACATCAATGTTTGCAGCCAAAGGCCTAACCTCAAGTGACTTAACCGTGCTCTCTGGAGGCCACACAATAGGCCAAGCACAATGCCAGTTCTTCAGGAACCGCATATACAACGAAACCAACATAGACACCAACTTCGCCACCACCAGAAAAGCCAATTGCCCTGCCACCGGTGGGAACACCAACCTGGCCCCTCTCGACACCCTCACCCCCAACCGCTTCGACAACAATTACTTCTCCGACCTCGTTAACGGCCGCGGCCTTCTCCACTCCGACCAAGTTCTCTTCAATGGTGGGTCTCAGGATGCCCTTGTGAGGACCTACAGTGGCAACAATGCTGCATTCTTTAGGGACTTTGCTGCTGCCATGGTGAAGTTGGGCAACATTAGTCCCCTCACTGGGTCCAGTGGGGAGATCAGAAGGAATTGCAGGGTTGTGAATTGA